The following coding sequences lie in one Silvanigrella aquatica genomic window:
- a CDS encoding P-loop NTPase fold protein — translation MHQHDNTSLKECWSNFKRLISHDPPLLRKTKEKLEAHDGIDEHKSLNYESIKHQIDIYIHKNENLIFLIGPWGSGKTYLIEKYSHEIQEGGLHFIKKSFFGIKSLNAAYVHLLGIFKTGLFLFVIYTVIYRFGFYESNFFAPLFIVLSLMLLTNRMNITYSFYKFISSLVDILITSGFHLAILTRKVLDMRDLRNFKHKVYILDDLDRSSLKDEDRWALLANLWNYNTTYIVLLGYSEDDRVKGKSKLELIEFCEKLEGKIIFLPIAWERNEEIMNFYLSQIFSNFNLSSPFQSPIWNVIFTPRELINIADHFKIKFEEYQIRHKGYENTGGIFFDCLLIRSLMNRFIDKAKIIHDHKIYLIKQTQNDIPKDILKFYNSINQFLNTLDSYLVKLNNLKEQPNSEIKNKENQELLEIIFLHSEEKMLKFFDDTTQIWTDNNDKKEIP, via the coding sequence ATGCATCAACACGATAATACTTCTCTTAAAGAATGTTGGAGCAATTTTAAAAGACTTATCTCGCACGATCCTCCTCTTTTAAGAAAAACAAAAGAAAAATTAGAAGCTCATGATGGGATTGATGAACATAAGAGTTTAAACTATGAAAGCATTAAACATCAAATTGATATTTATATTCATAAAAATGAAAATTTAATATTTCTTATTGGCCCTTGGGGATCAGGAAAAACATACTTAATAGAAAAGTACTCTCATGAAATACAAGAGGGAGGGCTTCATTTTATTAAAAAAAGCTTTTTTGGTATAAAATCATTAAATGCCGCTTATGTTCATCTCCTTGGCATATTTAAAACCGGCTTATTTTTATTTGTTATTTATACGGTTATTTATCGCTTTGGTTTCTATGAATCAAACTTTTTTGCACCTCTATTTATTGTATTAAGTCTTATGCTACTTACAAATAGAATGAATATCACTTATTCCTTTTATAAATTCATCAGCAGTTTGGTAGATATTTTGATTACAAGTGGCTTTCACCTTGCTATTTTAACCCGCAAGGTATTAGATATGCGCGATTTAAGAAATTTTAAACATAAGGTGTATATTTTAGACGATCTCGATCGCAGTTCCTTAAAGGATGAAGATAGGTGGGCTCTGCTTGCAAATTTATGGAATTATAATACAACGTATATTGTGCTTCTAGGTTATTCTGAAGATGATAGAGTAAAAGGAAAGAGCAAACTTGAACTTATTGAATTTTGTGAAAAACTTGAAGGTAAAATTATTTTTCTTCCTATTGCATGGGAAAGAAATGAAGAAATAATGAATTTTTATTTATCGCAAATTTTTTCAAATTTTAATCTTTCATCTCCTTTTCAATCACCCATTTGGAATGTCATTTTTACACCAAGAGAGCTTATTAATATTGCCGATCATTTCAAAATAAAATTTGAAGAATATCAAATACGTCATAAAGGTTATGAAAATACTGGTGGTATTTTTTTTGATTGCCTTTTAATCCGCTCTTTAATGAATAGATTTATTGATAAAGCAAAAATTATTCATGATCATAAAATATATTTAATTAAGCAGACACAAAATGATATTCCAAAAGATATTTTAAAATTTTATAACTCAATCAACCAATTTTTAAATACATTGGATTCTTATTTAGTTAAATTAAATAATTTAAAAGAACAACCCAATTCAGAAATAAAAAACAAGGAAAACCAAGAATTATTAGAAATAATTTTTCTTCACAGTGAAGAAAAAATGTTAAAATTTTTTGATGACACGACTCAAATTTGGACTGATAACAATGATAAAAAAGAAATCCCGTAA
- a CDS encoding aspartate aminotransferase family protein, with the protein MIKKKSRKLTDKLLSRLEKVECPDTTYFGERFPIVMKRGTGMWVHDIDNHRYLDFTACFGVLALGHRPKVTLQALRKQAAKLIHGMGDVHPSTPKIQLLELLAKISPYENAKSLLGQSGGDAIESAIKTAMLATKRNKFLSFAGGYHGLQFAPLTLNHREDFTKGFESWIEGKSYCLPFPYFKGEISSTTENLSHELLLNKHQLQQPEKVLEILEKELKKKEYAALILEPIQGRGGKRGFSADFLKQCQFLCKKYGTLIIFDEIYTGFGRTGKMFAYEHYNVIPDLLCVGKAMGGGLPISACIGNIMDVWEKSKGEARQTQTFLGNPLACYVATETIKSIENHLPTFQAELNKIDREFIKFTEVMNSNKLSEKFPFQIRGKGFMRGIWFYNQEEAFCVPLMENLLENGFIVLPEGPRADVLSLTPPLIATASHYKKILNALPRMLENFK; encoded by the coding sequence ATGATAAAAAAGAAATCCCGTAAACTTACAGATAAACTTCTCTCCCGCCTTGAAAAAGTCGAATGTCCCGACACAACTTATTTTGGTGAGCGCTTTCCCATTGTCATGAAACGTGGAACAGGAATGTGGGTACATGATATTGATAACCATCGTTATCTCGATTTTACAGCCTGTTTTGGAGTTCTTGCTTTAGGCCATCGACCTAAAGTAACACTACAAGCCCTTCGCAAACAAGCGGCAAAACTCATTCATGGTATGGGTGATGTGCATCCCTCCACTCCCAAAATTCAATTATTAGAACTTCTTGCAAAAATTTCTCCCTATGAAAACGCAAAATCTTTATTAGGTCAAAGTGGTGGAGATGCCATTGAATCCGCAATTAAAACAGCAATGCTCGCGACAAAAAGAAATAAATTCTTAAGTTTCGCAGGGGGCTACCACGGATTGCAATTTGCACCACTGACATTAAATCACAGGGAAGATTTTACTAAAGGATTTGAATCCTGGATTGAAGGGAAAAGTTATTGTCTTCCGTTTCCTTATTTTAAAGGAGAAATTTCTTCTACTACAGAAAACTTATCTCACGAACTTCTATTAAATAAACACCAATTGCAGCAACCCGAAAAAGTTTTAGAAATTCTTGAAAAAGAATTAAAGAAAAAAGAATATGCTGCTCTTATTTTAGAACCCATTCAGGGACGTGGCGGAAAAAGAGGATTTTCGGCAGATTTTTTAAAACAATGTCAGTTTTTATGCAAAAAATATGGGACATTAATTATTTTTGATGAAATTTATACCGGATTTGGCCGGACTGGAAAAATGTTTGCCTATGAACATTATAATGTAATTCCCGATCTTCTCTGCGTAGGAAAAGCCATGGGAGGTGGCTTGCCCATTAGCGCGTGCATTGGAAATATTATGGATGTTTGGGAAAAATCAAAAGGTGAAGCAAGACAAACGCAAACATTTTTGGGAAATCCCCTCGCCTGTTACGTTGCCACCGAAACCATAAAATCAATTGAAAATCATTTACCTACATTTCAAGCGGAATTAAATAAAATTGATCGTGAATTTATAAAATTTACCGAAGTTATGAACTCAAATAAATTATCCGAAAAATTTCCTTTCCAAATCCGCGGCAAAGGTTTTATGCGCGGTATTTGGTTTTATAATCAAGAGGAAGCATTTTGTGTTCCTTTAATGGAAAATTTATTAGAAAATGGTTTTATTGTGCTACCCGAAGGTCCACGAGCAGATGTTCTTTCACTCACACCGCCACTCATAGCAACGGCCTCTCATTACAAAAAAATACTAAATGCTCTTCCTCGGATGTTGGAAAATTTTAAGTAA